A DNA window from Anser cygnoides isolate HZ-2024a breed goose chromosome 21, Taihu_goose_T2T_genome, whole genome shotgun sequence contains the following coding sequences:
- the C1QTNF5 gene encoding complement C1q tumor necrosis factor-related protein 5, translated as MKLLLLLLLLGLVGSSVQIEDNKIPRLCSGQPGIPGTPGLHGGQGLPGRDGRDGRDGAMGMPGEKGEMGPPGAPGPRGEAGSPGVDGVHGEKGAQGECAVAPRSAFSAKRSEARSPPLADQPIRFDVVLVNEQGHYDPATGKFTCEVPGLYYFAVHATVYRASLQFDLMKNGQSVASFFQYYGNWPKPTSLSGGALVRLEPEDEVWVQVGVGDYIGFYASVKTDSTFTGFLVYSYWHNSAVFA; from the exons ATgaagctgctcctcctcctcctcctcctcgggctCGTCGGCAGCTCCGTGCAGATCGAAGACAACAAGATCCCCAGGCTGTGCTCGGGGCAGCCGGGCATCCCGGGGACCCCGGGTTTGCACGGGGGCCAGGGTCTGCCAGGCAGAGACGGACGAGACGGCCGGGACGGGGCCATGGGGATGCCGGGGGAGAAGGGCGAGATGGGCCCACCTG GAGCTCCGGGTCCCCGCGGGGAGGCGGGCAGCCCTGGCGTGGACGGCGTGCACGGCGAGAAGGGGGCGCAGGGCGAGTGCGCGGTGGCCCCCCGCTCGGCGTTCAGCGCCAAGCGCTCGGAGGCGCGCAGCCCGCCGCTGGCCGACCAGCCCATCCGCTTCGACGTGGTGCTGGTCAACGAGCAGGGCCACTACGACCCGGCCACAGGCAAGTTCACCTGCGAGGTGCCCGGCCTCTACTACTTCGCTGTCCACGCCACCGTGTACCGCGCCAGCCTGCAGTTCGACCTCATGAAGAACGGGCAGTCCGTCGCCTCCTTCTTCCAGTACTACGGGAACTGGCCCAAGCCCACCTCGCTCTCGGGGGGCGCCCTGGTCCGCCTGGAGCCCGAGGACGAGGTGTGGGTGCAGGTGGGCGTCGGGGACTACATCGGCTTCTACGCCAGCGTCAAGACGGACAGCACCTTCACCGGCTTCCTCGTCTACTCCTACTGGCACAACTCCGCCGTCTTCGCCTGA
- the MFRP gene encoding membrane frizzled-related protein: MKDFTEITLCPEALDHSKTEFCNPVFEGEEPPETSPDKDRISPASPRDVLGRQLWGQAGWRYRADCRFTWLCVALMSAILLFLIALLLAIVIHQLRSPRPPSSPAAALPARGTAATTAAPTPRPPRVPQTAATPTRSQLPTASTPPPACGGTLRGPEGSFSSPNHPGPYPPHALCVWRIEVAAGLAIQLRMEAFSVEGTASCLFDRLELYEEQGAGGTDPAPARGGTTRFCGNVVPPTFNTNSNLLRVTFVSDGSVGAPGFSARYRAVAPDEKSCAWDEHLCDRGLCIHLGFVCDGFHDCEDRSDEANCSLKHKECGGPLTALEGHFSTPSHPQPYPHQQLCLWQISVPVGHVVDLRFHNFSLEPHEDCSFDFVEVHDSAGTGAASLMGRFCGHQLPPALTSSRHVMTVLFVADEGVADDGFFATYQARNATEKTCSPAEFSCGNGECRALESVCDGWHDCPDGTDELNCTGVSYPAFGSVCEPVEVEMCLGLGYNATSFPNIWLAIPDQEGAAEVLQDYQTLMELACYQHLRLLICSLFVPKCTPDGGVLQPCRAVCLAAELRCQQSLGLLGILWPINCNILPDSSDPVECFQP; this comes from the exons ATGAAGGACTTCACCGAAATCACGCTTTGCCCCGAGGCTCTGGACCACAGCAAG ACCGAGTTCTGCAACCCCGTCTTCGAGGGCGAGGAGCCCCCGGAAACGTCCCCAGACAAGGACAGGATCAGCCCCGCGTCGCCCCGGGATGTCCTCG GCCGGCAGCTGTGGGGCCAGGCGGGCTGGCGGTACCGGGCCGACTGCAGGTTCACCTGGCTCTGCGTGGCCCTGATGAGCgccatcctcctcttcctcatcgcCCTCCTGCTGGCCATCGTCATCCACC AGCTCAGGTCCCCACGGCCACCCAGCTCCCCCgccgcagccctgcccgcccGTGGCACCGCCGCCACCACCGCAGCAcccaccccaagaccccccagggTCCCCCAAACAGCCGCCACCCCAACCCGGAGCCAGCTGCCTACAGCCAGCACGCCGCCACCGG CCTGCGGTGGGACCCTGCGGGGCCCCGAGGgctccttcagctcccccaACCACCCCGGCCCCTACCCTCCCCATGCGCTCTGCGTCTGGCGCATCGAGGTGGCCGCCGGCCTCGCCATCCAGCTGCGGATGGAGGCGTTCAGCGTGGAGGGCACCGCGTCCTGCCTCTTCGACCGCCTGGAGCTCTACGAGGAGCAAGGGGCCGGCGGCACGGATCCtgccccggcccgggggggcaCCACCAG GTTCTGCGGCAACGTGGTGCCCCCGACCTTCAACACCAACTCCAACCTCCTGCGCGTCACCTTCGTCTCCGACGGCAGCGTGGGCGCCCCGGGCTTCAGCGCCCGCTACCGTGCCGTGGCCCCCGATGAGA AGAGCTGCGCCTGGGACGAGCACTTGTGCGACCGGGGGCTCTGCATCCACCTGGGCTTCGTCTGCGACGGCTTCCACGACTGCGAGGACCGCAGCGACGAGGCCAACTGCAGCCTGAAGCACAAAG AGTGCGGGGGCCCGCTGACAGCCCTGGAGGGGCATTTCTCCACCCCGAGCCATCCCCAGCCCTACCCGCACCAGCAG CTGTGCCTCTGGCAGATCTCAGTGCCCGTGGGCCACGTCGTCGACCTGCGCTTCCACAACTTCAGCCTGGAGCCGCACGAGGACTGCAGCTTCGACTTCGTGGAGGTGCACGACAGCGCCGGCACCGGGGCCGCCAGCCTCATGGGCAG GTTCTGCGGCCACCAGCTGCCACCCGCCCTGACCTCCTCGCGCCACGTCATGACCGTGCTCTTCGTGGCGGACGAGGGAGTAGCAGATGACGGGTTCTTCGCCACCTACCAGGCCCGCAATGCCACGGAGA AGACCTGCAGCCCCGCCGAGTTCTCCTGCGGCAACGGCGAGTGCCGGGCGCTGGAGTCGGTGTGTGACGGCTGGCACGACTGCCCCGACGGCACCGACGAGCTCAACTGCACTGGGGTGTCCTACCCAGCCTTCG GCTCTGTCTGCGAGCCCGTGGAGGTGGAGatgtgcctggggctgggctaCAATGCCACCTCCTTCCCCAACATCTGGCTGGCCATCCCGGACCAGGAGGGAGCCGCCGAGGTGCTGCAGGACTACCAG ACGCTGATGGAGCTGGCCTGCTACCAGCACCTCCGGCTCCTCATCTGCAGCCTCTTCGTGCCCAAATGCACCCCGGACGGGGGcgtcctgcagccctgccgtGCCGTCTGCCTGGCCGCCGAGCTGCGCTGCCAGCAGTCCCTCGGGCTCCTCGGCATCCTCTGGCCCATCAACTGCAACATCCTGCCCGACTCCAGCGACCCCGTGGAGTGCTTCCAGCCCTGA